In uncultured Draconibacterium sp., one genomic interval encodes:
- a CDS encoding isoaspartyl peptidase/L-asparaginase — protein sequence MLKRTFFFALFLVAGLLSVHAQKYAIVIHGGAGVMSKDKMDEEARSNYKAKLNEALELGEQLLKDGAAATDVVVKVINVMENSPLFNAGKGAVFTHDGVNELDASIMEGKTLNAGAVAGVQDIKNPINAAREVMENSEHVMLSGKGASEFAKQQGLEIVPNKYFYTEHRYQSLQSLLKRERERTQKDNTGTVGCAVLDTHGNLCAGTSTGGMTNKKFGRIGDSPIIGAGTYANNKTCAVSCTGHGEYYIRLGFARDISAMMEYQNLSVTEACKKEIDKLSELEGTGGVIGVDAEGNIAMEFNTSGMFRGYIKSSGEKEIAIF from the coding sequence ATGTTAAAACGAACTTTCTTTTTCGCCCTGTTTTTAGTTGCGGGTTTGCTCTCCGTTCATGCACAAAAATACGCCATTGTTATCCACGGAGGAGCCGGAGTTATGTCGAAAGACAAAATGGATGAAGAGGCCCGATCCAACTACAAAGCTAAGTTGAACGAAGCACTTGAGTTAGGCGAACAACTATTAAAAGATGGAGCCGCAGCTACCGATGTTGTGGTGAAAGTAATTAACGTGATGGAAAACTCGCCGCTTTTTAATGCGGGCAAAGGAGCCGTATTTACCCACGATGGTGTAAACGAACTCGATGCCTCAATTATGGAAGGAAAAACACTAAATGCCGGAGCTGTTGCGGGCGTGCAGGATATTAAAAACCCCATAAATGCAGCACGCGAAGTAATGGAGAACTCGGAACATGTAATGCTGAGTGGAAAAGGTGCTTCGGAGTTTGCCAAACAACAGGGACTTGAAATCGTTCCCAACAAATATTTTTATACCGAACACCGTTACCAGTCGCTTCAAAGTTTATTAAAACGCGAACGCGAGCGCACTCAAAAAGACAATACCGGAACGGTGGGTTGTGCCGTTCTCGATACCCACGGAAATTTATGTGCAGGTACATCAACCGGCGGAATGACCAACAAAAAATTTGGCCGGATTGGCGATTCGCCAATTATTGGAGCAGGTACTTATGCCAACAATAAAACATGTGCTGTTTCGTGCACCGGTCATGGCGAATACTATATTCGGCTGGGCTTTGCCCGCGATATTTCGGCCATGATGGAATACCAAAACCTTAGTGTTACCGAGGCCTGTAAAAAAGAAATCGATAAATTGAGCGAACTTGAAGGCACCGGCGGCGTTATTGGTGTTGATGCCGAGGGTAATATTGCCATGGAGTTTAACACCAGCGGAATGTTTCGTGGTTATATAAAATCAAGCGGCGAAAAAGAAATTGCTATTTTTTAA
- a CDS encoding LysR substrate-binding domain-containing protein: protein MYICIDKINIMTLQQLEYILAVNKYRHFVTASKQCGVTQPTLSTMIQKLEAELEVDIFDRSKHPIEPTALGKKIIEQAERSLKEIRKIGELVSNETDSLSGSLHVGVIPTLANYLVPRFIKSFGESCPTVQLTISEMNTATLVDTLKKDRIDMFIAATPLDEPDFLEIPLFYERFYAYFAADHPLKDVPLNPGNMPQEKLWVLEEGHCLRDQVFNFCTTKLPYNHIFEAGSIDTLVRIVDLNGGYTLIPELHLPLLNDEQRKNVREINDPPAIREVSIVIHKNFVKERIINAVSDAFKTIIPDEMIDERLKKFAIRL from the coding sequence ATGTATATTTGTATTGATAAAATCAATATTATGACGTTGCAACAATTGGAATATATTCTCGCGGTGAATAAATACAGGCATTTTGTAACAGCATCAAAGCAATGCGGGGTTACACAACCCACATTAAGTACGATGATACAAAAGCTGGAAGCTGAGTTGGAAGTTGATATTTTTGATCGGTCGAAACATCCGATAGAACCAACTGCGTTGGGTAAAAAGATTATTGAACAGGCAGAACGGTCGCTAAAAGAGATTCGAAAAATTGGGGAACTGGTATCGAATGAAACCGATTCGTTAAGCGGATCATTACATGTTGGTGTTATTCCAACACTTGCCAATTACCTGGTGCCTCGTTTTATTAAATCGTTTGGTGAAAGCTGCCCAACAGTGCAACTTACCATTTCGGAGATGAACACGGCAACGCTGGTTGATACGCTAAAAAAGGACAGGATCGATATGTTTATTGCGGCAACACCGCTTGATGAGCCCGATTTTTTGGAAATACCCTTATTTTACGAACGTTTCTATGCCTATTTCGCTGCCGATCATCCGCTGAAAGATGTTCCGCTGAATCCCGGGAATATGCCACAAGAGAAATTGTGGGTGTTGGAAGAAGGACATTGTTTGCGCGATCAGGTTTTTAACTTTTGTACCACCAAACTGCCATATAATCATATTTTTGAAGCCGGAAGTATTGATACGCTTGTACGAATTGTAGATTTAAACGGAGGGTATACTTTAATTCCCGAATTGCACTTGCCTCTGCTAAACGATGAGCAACGCAAAAATGTACGCGAAATTAATGATCCGCCGGCGATTCGCGAGGTGTCGATTGTTATTCACAAGAATTTTGTGAAAGAGCGTATTATTAACGCAGTAAGCGATGCATTTAAAACGATTATTCCGGATGAAATGATTGATGAGCGTTTAAAGAAGTTTGCGATTCGTTTGTGA
- a CDS encoding MerR family transcriptional regulator: protein MKTEGYSIKDLETLSGIKAHTIRIWEKRYDLLKPERTDTNIRYYTDEDLKRMLNVSLLVRNGYKISKVAAWKEDDIKQTVLDVAKTKKSEEGYIDQLLLFMVNFDNVGFTALINEIVEKYGIEEAMQNIFFVLFERIGTFWQVGSIFPSQEHYITNFIRQKIIAAIDSFGISNSKGKTILFYLPEEELHELSLLFYSYLAAKSGYNVIYLGQFVPFADLEKLRSHIELDFIFTAFISPVQKEDLEIYLEKLKELYQHQKVFVTGWQIKEHAPKLPRNFKVVKDYREFKKYLG, encoded by the coding sequence ATGAAAACAGAAGGATATTCAATAAAAGATTTGGAGACCTTATCGGGTATAAAGGCGCACACCATTCGAATTTGGGAAAAGAGGTATGATTTACTGAAGCCCGAACGAACCGATACTAATATCCGATATTACACCGATGAGGATTTGAAACGTATGTTGAATGTTTCGTTATTGGTACGTAATGGATACAAAATTTCGAAGGTAGCTGCCTGGAAAGAAGACGACATTAAACAAACCGTGCTTGATGTGGCCAAAACAAAAAAATCGGAAGAGGGTTATATCGATCAGCTTCTACTTTTTATGGTGAACTTTGATAATGTAGGGTTTACGGCACTGATAAACGAGATTGTTGAAAAATATGGTATTGAAGAAGCAATGCAAAATATATTTTTCGTCTTATTCGAGCGCATTGGCACCTTTTGGCAGGTTGGTTCTATTTTTCCGTCGCAGGAACATTACATCACCAATTTTATCCGCCAGAAGATAATAGCGGCTATCGATTCTTTTGGTATTTCCAACTCAAAGGGAAAAACCATTTTGTTTTATCTGCCCGAAGAAGAATTACACGAACTGAGTTTGTTGTTTTATTCATACCTGGCGGCAAAATCGGGGTACAACGTAATTTATCTTGGTCAGTTTGTACCTTTTGCCGATCTCGAAAAGCTTCGATCGCACATCGAGCTGGATTTTATTTTTACCGCTTTCATCAGTCCGGTCCAAAAGGAAGATTTGGAAATTTATCTTGAAAAGTTAAAAGAATTATACCAGCACCAAAAGGTATTTGTTACGGGTTGGCAGATAAAAGAACACGCACCAAAATTACCTCGAAACTTTAAGGTGGTTAAAGATTATCGTGAATTTAAAAAGTATCTCGGATAG
- the rocD gene encoding ornithine--oxo-acid transaminase — MTKLSSADYMAKEDKFGAHNYHPLPVVLSKGEGVFVWDVEGKKYFDFLAAYSAVNQGHCHPKIIDALTEQAKTLALTSRAFYNDVLGEWEEYMTKLFGYDKMLPMNSGAEADETALKLIRKWAYKVKGIPTNEAKIVVCDGNFHGRTITIISMSSDPDAYSHYGPYTPGFVNIPYNDVDRLEEELQDPNVAGFLVEPIQAEAGVYVPEDGYLKKASELCKKYNVLFVADEVQTGLARTGKMLACDHENVRPDILVLGKAVSGGIYPVSCVLADDEIMLTIKPGEHGSTYGGNPIAGKVAMAALDVIQEEGLVENAERLGKIFREEMRAIDSPLIEIVRGKGLLNAVAIKPTNGKTAWDVCLALKENGLIAKPTHEHIIRFTPPLVITEEQLMEAIEIIKTTLKEFEV; from the coding sequence ATGACTAAACTAAGTTCTGCAGACTACATGGCCAAAGAAGATAAATTTGGCGCTCACAATTACCATCCGCTACCGGTTGTTCTTTCGAAAGGCGAAGGCGTTTTTGTGTGGGATGTTGAGGGTAAAAAATATTTCGATTTTCTGGCAGCATACTCCGCTGTTAACCAGGGACACTGCCATCCAAAAATTATTGACGCACTAACTGAGCAGGCCAAAACGCTGGCATTAACATCAAGAGCTTTTTACAACGATGTGCTGGGCGAATGGGAAGAGTACATGACCAAACTGTTTGGCTACGATAAGATGTTGCCCATGAACTCGGGTGCCGAGGCTGACGAAACAGCGTTAAAACTGATTCGGAAGTGGGCATACAAAGTAAAGGGTATTCCTACAAATGAAGCCAAAATAGTAGTTTGCGACGGCAATTTCCACGGACGCACCATCACCATCATTTCCATGTCAAGCGATCCGGATGCATACAGTCACTACGGCCCTTACACGCCCGGTTTTGTAAATATACCTTACAACGATGTTGATCGATTGGAAGAAGAACTGCAGGATCCGAATGTGGCAGGTTTTCTTGTAGAACCGATTCAGGCAGAAGCAGGCGTTTATGTTCCAGAGGATGGATACCTGAAAAAAGCAAGTGAGTTGTGTAAAAAATACAACGTGTTGTTTGTAGCCGACGAGGTACAGACCGGTTTGGCCCGTACAGGAAAAATGCTGGCTTGCGATCATGAAAATGTTCGCCCCGATATTTTGGTTTTAGGAAAAGCTGTTTCGGGCGGAATTTATCCGGTATCGTGCGTGCTGGCCGACGATGAGATTATGCTGACCATAAAACCCGGTGAACACGGCAGTACATACGGCGGTAACCCAATTGCAGGAAAAGTTGCCATGGCGGCACTCGATGTTATTCAGGAAGAAGGGCTTGTAGAAAATGCTGAACGTTTAGGAAAAATATTCCGCGAAGAAATGCGCGCCATTGATTCGCCACTTATTGAAATTGTGCGGGGCAAAGGACTATTGAACGCTGTTGCCATCAAACCCACCAACGGAAAAACAGCCTGGGATGTATGTCTGGCCTTAAAAGAAAACGGTTTGATTGCCAAACCAACACACGAGCATATTATCCGATTCACACCTCCGCTGGTTATTACCGAAGAACAATTAATGGAAGCAATTGAAATTATTAAAACAACGTTGAAAGAATTTGAAGTTTAG
- the ahpC gene encoding alkyl hydroperoxide reductase subunit C: MSQIGKQVVDFEVQAFANNAFKTVKKEDVLGKWSIFFFYPADFTFVCPTELEDLANKYEEFKATGAEIYSVSTDTHFVHKAWHDTSETIKKIKYPMLADPTGVLSRGFDVMIEEAGLAERGTFIVNPQGEIVAYEVVAGNVGRNADELLRRLKALQFVAEHPSEVCPAKWEEGQKTLEPSIDLVGVI; encoded by the coding sequence ATGTCACAAATTGGAAAACAAGTAGTAGATTTTGAAGTACAGGCATTTGCAAACAACGCTTTCAAAACAGTAAAAAAAGAAGATGTATTAGGTAAATGGTCGATCTTTTTCTTCTACCCTGCCGATTTCACATTCGTGTGTCCTACCGAATTGGAAGACCTGGCAAACAAGTACGAAGAATTTAAAGCAACCGGTGCCGAGATTTACTCGGTTTCAACTGATACACACTTTGTACACAAAGCATGGCACGACACTTCAGAAACAATTAAAAAAATCAAATACCCAATGTTGGCCGATCCAACAGGCGTTTTGTCACGCGGATTTGATGTTATGATTGAAGAAGCCGGTTTGGCAGAGCGTGGAACTTTTATCGTAAACCCACAAGGCGAAATTGTAGCATACGAAGTGGTTGCCGGAAACGTTGGAAGAAATGCAGATGAACTACTTCGCCGGTTGAAAGCATTGCAGTTTGTTGCTGAGCACCCATCAGAAGTTTGCCCTGCAAAATGGGAAGAAGGACAGAAAACATTAGAGCCAAGCATCGACCTTGTTGGTGTGATCTAA
- a CDS encoding radical SAM protein, with protein sequence MKKPKLLIIVLFQNLGDERTYFAKSPAPPVSGALLAALTPSIVEIELLHEMIRPINYETDANYIALSFMDFCAAHAKEVAKRFREKGKKVIAGGRYASTFPEEIEDYMDATVVGEAEKIWPSVVHDLVNNRLKKTYYAPFAPPLDNIPPPRYDLVEKDFTVPVVTEATRGCIYKCSYCQLNINPAPHRKRPIADVVNDLSSTQKLPLLKRKIAMLQDNNLGGDITYAKDLLREIAKLKLWSLGVQFSFDCLHDDEFIDLLEQAHCGLAFIGLESLNEPSLAFVHKKQNKTAEYKELFMKLKKRGILTFTGMMIALDEDTEEYYDKLPDRLEEIDPSTILLSISIPIPGTPFHKLVKEEGRIIDENLAHYEGDHLVFQPKNVTKEQVFRAYKNINRKFYSWRNIIRRWWRFISTAHFKGNIFKRLFRGIFLSAMMMKISIFQRHHARMKVYEMQSL encoded by the coding sequence ATGAAAAAGCCAAAACTGCTCATAATCGTCCTGTTTCAGAACCTGGGAGATGAACGAACTTACTTCGCAAAATCGCCGGCTCCACCGGTGTCGGGAGCACTACTGGCAGCATTAACCCCGTCAATCGTGGAGATAGAGTTGTTACACGAAATGATCCGCCCGATAAACTATGAAACTGACGCTAACTACATAGCACTTAGTTTTATGGATTTTTGCGCCGCCCATGCTAAAGAAGTTGCCAAAAGATTCAGAGAAAAAGGGAAAAAGGTAATTGCAGGAGGACGTTATGCCTCCACCTTCCCCGAAGAAATTGAAGATTACATGGATGCTACCGTAGTAGGAGAAGCGGAAAAAATTTGGCCATCCGTTGTTCACGACCTGGTAAATAACAGACTGAAAAAAACCTACTATGCACCGTTTGCTCCTCCGCTTGACAACATCCCTCCGCCACGCTACGATTTGGTTGAGAAGGATTTTACGGTTCCGGTGGTTACAGAAGCAACCCGCGGGTGTATTTATAAATGCAGCTATTGCCAGTTGAACATTAATCCGGCCCCACACCGTAAACGTCCGATTGCTGATGTGGTGAACGACTTAAGTAGTACACAGAAACTTCCGCTGCTGAAAAGAAAGATCGCCATGCTGCAAGACAATAATCTGGGTGGCGATATAACCTATGCAAAAGACCTTTTACGCGAAATTGCAAAGCTGAAATTATGGTCGTTAGGTGTACAATTTAGTTTTGATTGCCTGCATGATGATGAATTTATCGATTTGCTTGAACAGGCGCATTGTGGATTGGCATTTATTGGGCTGGAATCATTAAATGAACCCAGTCTGGCCTTTGTACATAAAAAGCAAAACAAAACGGCCGAATACAAAGAACTTTTTATGAAACTGAAAAAACGGGGCATTTTAACCTTTACAGGAATGATGATCGCCCTGGATGAGGACACTGAAGAATATTACGACAAACTTCCGGACAGACTTGAAGAAATTGATCCGAGCACCATTTTGTTATCGATATCAATTCCGATACCGGGAACACCATTCCATAAACTGGTGAAAGAAGAAGGCCGGATAATCGATGAGAACCTGGCGCATTACGAAGGCGACCATCTGGTATTTCAACCCAAAAACGTTACGAAAGAACAAGTTTTTCGCGCCTACAAAAATATAAACAGAAAATTCTATTCATGGCGAAATATAATCAGGCGGTGGTGGCGTTTTATCAGCACTGCCCATTTTAAGGGTAATATTTTCAAACGGTTGTTCAGAGGAATATTCCTGTCGGCTATGATGATGAAAATCTCAATTTTTCAGCGACATCATGCCCGAATGAAAGTTTATGAAATGCAAAGTTTGTAA
- a CDS encoding UbiA family prenyltransferase, whose amino-acid sequence MKNENDFAPVFSLRFLRALIIHMRPYLLFVSGAAGLAGLALGWQENGSITKLVILFLPFFLGYGFGQALTDCFQTDTDAISAAYRPLIKKEVSPKALGGVSLAGLILIGIPLILYNLNNLIFCLLAIIGLATYTYFKKNFWIAGPFYNGWIVMILPITAFLAVTGKGLVALDNRMLIWLCVITLFAYANFVLIGYLKDITADRETGYNTFAVKFGWDRSVVIGDIFVVIVAVASLFLIDAENTIGLALFIIATLVAVSGQVQAHFTPVKKEENATYPIVSTVRAFILWHLAIMVTFQPDWYLFALCYYFGFELVLLFRPEKGQI is encoded by the coding sequence ATGAAAAATGAAAATGATTTTGCACCTGTTTTTTCCCTCCGTTTTCTGCGAGCGCTTATTATTCACATGCGACCTTACCTGTTGTTTGTTTCCGGTGCAGCCGGGTTGGCTGGACTGGCATTGGGCTGGCAGGAAAACGGCTCAATTACAAAGCTTGTGATTTTGTTTTTACCTTTCTTTTTGGGCTACGGTTTTGGTCAGGCTTTAACCGATTGTTTTCAAACCGATACCGATGCCATCTCTGCAGCGTACCGGCCTTTGATAAAAAAAGAAGTGTCGCCCAAAGCCCTTGGAGGCGTTAGTCTGGCCGGCCTCATTCTGATTGGGATTCCACTTATTCTATACAATCTCAACAACCTTATTTTTTGCTTATTAGCAATAATCGGGCTGGCTACTTACACCTATTTTAAAAAGAACTTCTGGATAGCCGGACCATTTTACAATGGCTGGATAGTAATGATTTTACCCATTACTGCCTTTTTAGCTGTTACTGGGAAAGGTCTGGTAGCGCTTGACAACAGAATGCTCATATGGTTGTGTGTGATAACGCTTTTCGCGTATGCCAATTTTGTATTGATCGGCTATTTGAAAGATATCACTGCCGATCGGGAAACCGGCTACAATACATTTGCCGTAAAGTTTGGATGGGATCGTTCAGTCGTTATCGGCGATATTTTTGTCGTTATAGTTGCTGTTGCATCGCTGTTTCTGATTGATGCCGAAAACACAATCGGGCTGGCACTATTTATAATCGCCACACTGGTTGCTGTTTCGGGGCAAGTACAGGCACATTTCACTCCAGTTAAAAAGGAAGAAAATGCCACCTACCCTATTGTTTCAACGGTTAGAGCTTTTATCCTCTGGCACCTTGCCATAATGGTTACTTTTCAACCCGACTGGTACCTGTTTGCCTTGTGCTACTACTTTGGTTTTGAACTGGTATTGTTGTTCCGCCCGGAAAAAGGACAAATATGA
- a CDS encoding SDR family NAD(P)-dependent oxidoreductase produces the protein MFELKNKRIIITGASSGIGKQLCFELAKYNPNLILLARNLEALDQVRDELISANPQLDEPIIISCDISSETAVKNAIKQLSPEKQAIDILINNAGIGIYGPIKNTVPQDFKQLLDINFMGAVNLTYHTLPHFPEYSPGMIVFVSSIAALYGMPCYAAYSASKAALRSFSQTLRAELVHTKISVLHVAPDYTQTHFFRNEKFLPGAHLRHDKMATAEDVARQIIQLIRKNKTEVALSLRGKLIGKVAAVSPGFVRAYFRRRARKLLII, from the coding sequence ATGTTTGAACTAAAAAATAAACGAATAATCATTACCGGTGCCTCATCAGGAATCGGGAAACAACTTTGTTTTGAACTGGCAAAATACAACCCCAATCTGATTCTTTTGGCCCGTAATCTTGAAGCTTTAGACCAGGTCCGGGATGAATTGATTTCAGCAAATCCACAACTCGATGAACCAATTATCATCAGTTGTGATATTTCGAGTGAAACGGCTGTTAAAAATGCAATAAAGCAACTATCACCCGAAAAACAAGCTATTGATATTCTAATTAACAATGCCGGAATCGGAATTTACGGTCCTATAAAAAATACCGTCCCGCAGGACTTCAAACAACTTCTGGATATCAATTTTATGGGAGCCGTTAACTTAACTTATCATACACTTCCCCATTTTCCCGAATACAGTCCGGGAATGATCGTATTTGTGTCGTCGATCGCCGCGCTTTATGGCATGCCCTGTTATGCGGCCTACTCGGCCAGTAAAGCCGCATTAAGATCGTTCAGCCAGACGCTAAGGGCAGAGTTGGTCCATACCAAAATTTCGGTTTTGCATGTGGCGCCCGACTACACCCAAACCCACTTTTTCAGAAATGAGAAGTTTTTGCCGGGAGCACACTTACGACACGATAAAATGGCAACAGCTGAAGATGTTGCCCGCCAAATCATTCAACTAATAAGAAAAAACAAAACTGAAGTTGCACTCTCTCTACGTGGTAAATTAATTGGGAAAGTAGCTGCAGTTTCACCGGGATTTGTCAGAGCTTATTTTCGAAGAAGAGCCCGTAAATTATTAATAATCTGA
- a CDS encoding diacylglycerol kinase family protein: MKTAVLINGFANNGSAERKWDHIEEEVKSTMPVGTLYIHFSETDNHISLMETLVTEYEVKNFVSAGGDGSINNLINTLAQVTNYQLAPFCIGAIGLGSSNDFLKPVKHKIRGIPVRIDFENKKQADLGIVEYLENDMTKKQLFIVNASLGFTAKGNQNFNDNSNKIIQFLKPLSTNLCILWTIAKTLLNYTNIHLEIAYDEKQFSTSVTNLSIAKNPNISGSFCYDVDPGTDSGCLGLYLAENFKRQQIPGLLYALYQKRFSQTKNCKTALVQSVEINSAKPVLLETDGEIIEASRFRFSVLPKALFVAD, from the coding sequence ATGAAAACTGCGGTATTAATAAATGGTTTTGCCAACAATGGATCGGCAGAGAGAAAATGGGATCACATTGAGGAGGAGGTGAAAAGCACTATGCCTGTTGGCACTTTGTACATTCATTTCTCGGAAACCGATAATCATATCAGTTTAATGGAAACTTTGGTAACCGAATACGAAGTTAAAAACTTTGTTTCTGCCGGTGGAGATGGCAGTATCAACAACCTCATTAATACCCTTGCTCAGGTTACGAATTATCAATTGGCTCCATTTTGTATTGGTGCCATTGGTTTGGGATCGAGCAATGATTTTCTTAAACCTGTGAAACACAAAATAAGAGGAATTCCGGTGAGAATTGATTTTGAGAATAAAAAGCAGGCAGATTTGGGGATCGTTGAATATTTGGAAAATGACATGACCAAAAAACAGCTTTTTATCGTTAACGCCAGCCTTGGTTTTACAGCAAAAGGGAATCAAAATTTTAACGATAACAGCAATAAAATTATTCAATTTCTGAAACCGCTTTCAACCAACCTTTGTATTTTATGGACAATCGCAAAAACGCTGCTGAACTACACAAATATTCATTTAGAAATTGCTTATGATGAAAAACAATTTTCAACAAGTGTCACCAATCTTTCTATCGCCAAAAATCCCAATATTTCAGGTAGTTTCTGCTACGATGTTGATCCCGGAACCGACAGTGGCTGTTTAGGATTATACCTGGCTGAAAACTTTAAACGACAACAAATTCCCGGATTGCTTTACGCTTTATACCAAAAACGATTCTCACAAACAAAAAACTGTAAAACAGCGCTTGTGCAGTCGGTAGAAATAAATTCTGCAAAGCCTGTTCTTCTTGAAACCGACGGCGAAATTATTGAAGCCAGTCGATTTCGTTTTTCTGTGTTACCCAAAGCTTTATTTGTCGCCGATTAA
- a CDS encoding BatA domain-containing protein, whose translation MKFLYPTFLFALLAVAIPILIHLFSFKRYKTVYFSNVSFLKDIKKESEKKSRLKQLLLLAARILTIVFLVFAFAQPFIPANNDAQKQNNQLVAVYIDNSFSMNALSEQGQLLEVARNKALEICMAYPPGTKFRLFTNDLNPKHQHIFNKEQFIQQVSGIQTSPTVVPLSIIYNRFASEMNDNEADKNLYFISDFQRSITDIDNFSDNGIFSYYLPLVPNEVANLYIDSCWVEYPAHRLGQEENMFVRIKNSSNQNYQNLPLKLFLNDSIKSITNFSVEAQNEIIANLKYNNTSSGAQLGKIEITDYPFTHDNNWYISYFVEPKLKALALYTDATDSKEGLNYLRALFNNDDYVVLDEMNRQNLQANRLSDYNTIFLLNIDNFSSGLLNELESVVSAGTSVVLFPKWINDMSAGNRLLATFGANRMARIDSTKQDISAIDYENKFYADVFKKREENPVLPQVDGHFRFAQTMQTDEHTLLAFQNGDKALSQLNYQDGKVWIFAFPLSQRNESFARDVLFVPTLYNIVLNSLPKQEMSFIVGKNSFINLPRNLKVDLNSSIEIEHAGTGEKFIPVKNINGRNIRLEFGEQIITDGHYLIENDDNTIASMAFNYNRLESDLRYFQTNELNTRLQTNQLSNATVIEEVDRNFSEIFDDIQNGRQLWKWCLLLALFFILCEVLIARFWK comes from the coding sequence ATGAAGTTTCTTTATCCAACATTTTTGTTTGCACTACTGGCAGTTGCCATTCCGATTCTTATACACTTGTTTAGCTTCAAGCGCTATAAAACCGTGTATTTTAGTAATGTCAGTTTTTTAAAAGACATCAAAAAAGAGTCGGAAAAGAAATCGCGACTAAAACAGTTGCTTCTTCTTGCCGCGCGAATTCTGACCATCGTTTTCCTGGTTTTTGCTTTTGCCCAGCCTTTTATTCCCGCCAACAACGATGCTCAAAAACAAAACAATCAGCTGGTGGCCGTTTACATCGACAATTCGTTTTCGATGAACGCACTTTCCGAACAGGGGCAGCTGCTTGAAGTGGCGCGTAACAAAGCTCTTGAGATTTGTATGGCCTACCCTCCCGGAACAAAATTCAGGTTATTTACCAACGATTTAAATCCAAAACACCAGCATATTTTTAATAAGGAACAGTTTATTCAGCAGGTTTCAGGTATTCAAACCAGCCCAACAGTGGTACCACTCTCGATTATTTACAACCGCTTTGCCAGCGAAATGAACGATAACGAAGCCGATAAAAACCTGTACTTCATTTCCGATTTTCAGCGCAGCATTACCGATATCGATAATTTTTCAGATAACGGGATATTCAGTTATTACCTGCCGCTGGTTCCTAACGAAGTGGCCAATCTCTATATCGATTCGTGCTGGGTGGAATATCCGGCGCACCGATTGGGACAGGAAGAAAATATGTTCGTCAGGATAAAAAACAGCTCGAACCAGAATTACCAGAATTTACCGTTAAAGCTGTTTCTCAACGACTCAATAAAATCGATTACCAATTTCTCGGTTGAGGCACAAAACGAAATTATTGCCAACCTGAAATACAACAATACCAGCAGCGGAGCGCAGTTGGGAAAAATTGAGATTACCGATTACCCGTTTACGCACGATAACAATTGGTACATCAGTTATTTTGTGGAGCCGAAGCTAAAAGCTCTGGCACTTTATACCGATGCAACAGATTCGAAAGAAGGGCTGAATTATTTGCGCGCCTTATTTAATAACGACGATTATGTGGTACTCGACGAAATGAACCGGCAAAACCTGCAGGCCAACCGACTGAGCGACTACAACACCATTTTTTTGCTGAACATCGACAATTTCTCGAGCGGTTTGCTAAACGAGTTAGAGTCAGTTGTAAGCGCCGGAACCTCAGTAGTACTCTTCCCGAAATGGATTAACGACATGAGTGCCGGAAACCGGTTACTGGCAACATTTGGTGCTAACCGAATGGCTCGTATCGATTCCACAAAACAAGATATTTCGGCCATCGATTACGAGAATAAGTTTTATGCTGATGTTTTTAAAAAGCGGGAAGAAAATCCGGTTTTGCCACAAGTTGATGGTCACTTCCGGTTTGCACAAACCATGCAAACCGACGAACATACACTACTGGCATTTCAGAATGGCGACAAAGCACTTTCGCAACTCAATTATCAGGATGGTAAAGTGTGGATTTTTGCCTTCCCACTTTCGCAAAGAAACGAATCGTTTGCCCGCGATGTGCTTTTTGTGCCAACGCTATACAACATTGTTTTGAATAGTCTACCGAAACAGGAAATGTCGTTTATTGTTGGAAAAAACAGTTTTATCAATCTGCCACGAAATCTGAAAGTGGATTTAAACTCATCTATTGAGATCGAGCATGCCGGAACGGGCGAAAAATTTATTCCTGTAAAAAATATCAATGGCAGAAATATACGTCTTGAGTTTGGCGAACAGATAATTACTGATGGTCATTACCTGATTGAAAACGATGATAACACCATTGCGTCAATGGCGTTTAATTACAATCGTTTGGAATCGGATTTGCGTTACTTCCAGACCAACGAACTAAACACCCGCCTGCAAACCAACCAGCTAAGTAATGCAACGGTTATTGAAGAAGTTGATCGTAATTTTTCTGAAATATTCGACGACATTCAGAATGGCCGCCAATTGTGGAAATGGTGTTTATTGCTGGCATTGTTCTTTATTCTTTGTGAGGTACTCATTGCGCGTTTCTGGAAATAG